One Paenibacillus sp. FSL H7-0737 DNA segment encodes these proteins:
- a CDS encoding helix-turn-helix transcriptional regulator, with protein sequence MNKMDRLLAIVLELQRNKMLRAEDLAATFETSVRTIYRDIQALSEAGVSIIGAPGQGYSLIEGYFLPPVSFTLDEAVTLLIGTDFIEQWFDAHYGNKARSSKAKIEAILPEAIRSEASQIRKSFRLFASAADIAPIQEKACLEAIRRAILEERKIRFRYSKRIAEADGNRQSIRTVAPYGLVLHQGSWVLVAWCELRQDIRHFRLSRMRELIGLEDKFIRPADFQLEVYQPPDDRNVHVVILVHSDIADKVRESNNFYMETIEDHAEGLRVTFRVREPAELLQWVLGWGGGMVVLEPESFRQQVRNELEIMLKRY encoded by the coding sequence ATGAACAAAATGGACCGTTTGTTAGCTATAGTGCTTGAACTGCAGCGTAACAAAATGTTACGGGCGGAAGATTTGGCGGCTACGTTTGAAACGAGCGTGAGAACTATCTATCGGGATATTCAGGCACTGAGTGAAGCAGGCGTATCCATAATAGGAGCGCCAGGGCAGGGCTACTCCTTGATTGAGGGGTATTTCCTGCCACCCGTTAGTTTCACGCTGGACGAAGCAGTGACATTGCTTATCGGGACTGACTTTATCGAGCAGTGGTTTGATGCCCATTATGGCAATAAGGCTAGAAGTTCTAAAGCAAAAATAGAAGCTATCCTGCCAGAAGCCATCCGCAGTGAAGCATCACAGATCCGCAAAAGTTTTCGTTTATTTGCATCCGCAGCAGATATAGCACCAATACAAGAAAAGGCATGTCTGGAAGCCATTCGTCGAGCGATATTGGAGGAAAGGAAAATAAGATTTCGTTATTCCAAAAGAATCGCCGAAGCCGATGGGAACCGTCAAAGTATTCGTACGGTTGCTCCTTACGGACTTGTGCTTCATCAAGGATCATGGGTACTCGTCGCCTGGTGTGAATTGCGTCAAGACATCCGTCATTTCCGGTTATCCCGAATGAGGGAGCTTATTGGACTGGAAGATAAATTTATACGGCCAGCGGATTTTCAATTGGAGGTATACCAACCTCCTGATGATCGCAACGTTCATGTGGTTATCTTAGTCCATTCTGACATAGCTGATAAGGTAAGGGAATCGAACAATTTTTATATGGAAACTATAGAGGATCATGCGGAAGGCTTACGGGTTACTTTTCGGGTTCGAGAGCCAGCGGAATTGCTGCAATGGGTGCTGGGCTGGGGAGGTGGCATGGTTGTGCTAGAGCCGGAATCTTTTCGCCAGCAAGTTAGAAACGAACTAGAAATAATGTTAAAACGCTACTGA
- a CDS encoding coenzyme F420-0:L-glutamate ligase — translation MERVVGTVIRGLRGPIINNGDNIEEIVVQTVLNAATVEGFSIEDRDIVTVTESIVARAQGNYATIDNIAADIKAKFGEETVGVIFPILSRNRFANCLRGIAKGAKKVVLMLSYPSDEVGNHLVDIDELDAKGVNPWTDVLTEAQFREFFGYIKHPFTGVDYIEYYKGLIEAEGVACEVIFSNNPKTILNYTKNVLTCDIHTRFRTKRILTNNGAEKVFGLDDILTQSIDGSGFNEAYGLLGSNKATEESVKLFPNNCQPIVDGIQAKIKEITGKTVEVMVYGDGAFKDPVGKIWELADPVVSPAYTAGLDGTPNEVKLKYLADNNFSHLRGEELKQAISKYIQNKNDDLVGAMEAQGTTPRRLTDLIGSLSDLTSGSGDKGTPMIYIQGYFDNYTK, via the coding sequence TTGGAAAGAGTAGTTGGAACAGTGATACGTGGACTCCGCGGGCCCATCATTAACAATGGGGATAACATTGAAGAAATCGTAGTTCAGACGGTATTGAATGCAGCAACAGTCGAAGGTTTCTCGATCGAGGATCGTGATATTGTAACCGTAACGGAATCCATTGTGGCTCGGGCACAAGGAAACTATGCGACAATTGATAATATTGCTGCTGATATAAAGGCAAAATTCGGTGAAGAAACTGTGGGTGTTATTTTCCCTATCCTTAGCCGTAACCGATTTGCTAACTGCTTGCGTGGAATTGCCAAAGGAGCAAAAAAAGTAGTCTTAATGCTAAGCTATCCATCTGATGAAGTGGGCAACCATCTTGTAGACATCGACGAATTAGATGCTAAGGGCGTTAATCCATGGACGGATGTGTTAACAGAGGCTCAATTCCGTGAGTTTTTCGGCTATATTAAGCACCCATTCACAGGTGTTGACTATATCGAATATTATAAAGGTTTAATTGAAGCTGAAGGTGTGGCTTGTGAAGTCATCTTCTCCAACAACCCAAAAACCATTTTAAACTATACAAAAAATGTATTAACTTGCGATATTCACACTCGCTTCAGAACCAAGCGTATTCTCACAAACAACGGTGCTGAAAAAGTATTTGGCTTGGATGATATTCTTACACAATCAATCGATGGCAGCGGCTTTAACGAAGCCTATGGTCTGCTAGGATCAAACAAAGCTACAGAAGAAAGTGTAAAGCTATTTCCAAACAACTGCCAACCTATCGTAGATGGTATCCAAGCAAAAATCAAAGAAATTACAGGTAAAACTGTAGAAGTTATGGTTTATGGCGATGGAGCATTCAAAGATCCAGTCGGTAAAATATGGGAACTGGCAGATCCAGTTGTATCCCCTGCTTACACTGCCGGACTTGATGGAACACCAAATGAAGTGAAATTGAAATATTTGGCCGATAACAACTTCTCTCATCTTCGTGGTGAAGAGCTGAAACAAGCCATTTCTAAATACATCCAGAATAAAAATGATGACCTGGTTGGTGCGATGGAAGCACAAGGGACTACTCCTCGTAGATTAACGGACTTGATTGGTTCATTATCTGATTTGACTTCTGGTAGTGGCGATAAAGGAACACCGATGATTTATATTCAAGGTTACTTCGATAACTATACAAAATAA
- a CDS encoding 5-methyltetrahydropteroyltriglutamate--homocysteine S-methyltransferase produces the protein MSTQTEPKKRTVTPFRYDIVGSFLRPQALKEARLKFKNSEITAEQLKEVENDEIVKLVQKQKEVGLQAVTDGEFRRSWWHLDFFWGFDGVERTIIDQGYQFNGAESRPETARLTGKISYSSHPFVAHYEFLKGAAGEDVVARQSIPAAAQFLFELDRVENKESTNELYPNREELISDIAKAYKASILAFYAAGCRSIQIDDCTWGALCDEQFIAFMNQVGVNVAEYANELAKLNEEVVSGLPEDLVVTTHVCRGNYVSTYAGVGGGYEPIAQTLLNINNYSGYYLEFDTERAGDFKPLRFLKDNQQVVLGLFSSKFGELESKEDILKRIEEAKQYVDLNRICLSPQCGFASTEEGNHLTEEQQWRKLAYIKEIAEEIWN, from the coding sequence ATGAGCACTCAAACCGAACCTAAAAAGCGAACCGTTACTCCATTTCGATATGATATTGTTGGCAGCTTCCTGCGCCCTCAGGCGTTGAAAGAGGCTAGATTGAAATTCAAAAACAGCGAAATTACTGCCGAGCAGTTGAAGGAAGTAGAGAACGACGAGATTGTGAAGCTCGTGCAAAAACAAAAAGAGGTTGGTCTTCAAGCTGTAACCGACGGCGAATTCCGCCGCTCTTGGTGGCATCTCGACTTCTTCTGGGGTTTTGATGGTGTAGAGCGGACCATTATTGATCAAGGCTACCAATTTAATGGTGCAGAATCCAGACCAGAAACCGCACGACTGACCGGAAAAATAAGCTACAGCAGCCACCCTTTTGTAGCGCATTATGAATTCTTAAAAGGCGCTGCTGGTGAGGATGTTGTTGCGCGCCAATCGATTCCTGCAGCAGCGCAATTCCTGTTTGAGCTGGATCGGGTAGAAAATAAGGAAAGCACGAATGAATTATACCCGAATCGTGAAGAGCTAATTTCGGATATTGCCAAAGCATACAAAGCGTCAATTCTTGCCTTTTATGCAGCGGGCTGCCGCAGCATTCAAATCGACGATTGCACGTGGGGAGCGCTGTGCGACGAACAGTTTATAGCATTTATGAATCAGGTTGGTGTGAATGTAGCTGAATATGCGAACGAGCTTGCGAAGTTGAACGAAGAAGTGGTATCCGGACTGCCGGAAGATCTCGTTGTAACGACACATGTATGCCGAGGCAATTATGTTTCTACTTATGCTGGAGTAGGCGGAGGTTATGAACCTATCGCGCAAACACTTCTGAACATCAATAACTACTCAGGTTACTATCTGGAGTTTGATACTGAACGTGCTGGTGACTTCAAACCATTACGCTTCCTAAAAGACAATCAGCAGGTCGTGCTTGGCCTGTTCTCTTCCAAATTTGGTGAGCTTGAAAGCAAGGAAGATATTCTGAAGCGTATTGAGGAAGCGAAGCAATATGTCGATCTAAACCGGATTTGCCTGAGCCCGCAATGTGGCTTTGCTTCCACTGAAGAAGGTAACCACCTTACAGAAGAGCAGCAATGGCGCAAGCTTGCTTATATTAAAGAGATTGCTGAAGAGATCTGGAATTAA
- a CDS encoding ABC transporter permease produces the protein MKWLHLFNANFRKEYIELKRYLPNTIALVVTFYIIFLAAFFGIMFIGDPASFNTNVQYSIVSVVFWSLTMMTMNFIGYSVITEATRGTLEQLYMSPMGVWKIMLTRIVSQLGLQSVIMILLLFGAMLTSGQWLSLNPMTTIPIIIVTMISMVGVSFMIAGLAIIVKQIQAFLQIFQFVLMGLVFVPITVAPFLAFAPFVKGVNMVRTVMLENLTLTDLSLSDYGVLILNSLVYLILGLVVFDRCEKIAMKKGLLGQY, from the coding sequence ATGAAATGGCTCCATTTATTTAATGCTAATTTTCGTAAGGAATATATTGAGTTGAAACGATATTTACCGAACACGATTGCATTAGTAGTCACTTTTTATATTATATTTCTGGCTGCATTTTTTGGAATTATGTTCATAGGAGATCCAGCCAGTTTTAATACGAATGTTCAATATTCAATTGTAAGTGTGGTCTTTTGGAGCTTAACGATGATGACGATGAACTTTATTGGTTATTCGGTAATCACAGAAGCGACGCGTGGAACGTTAGAGCAGTTATATATGTCTCCCATGGGTGTGTGGAAAATTATGCTCACGCGGATCGTCAGTCAATTGGGCTTACAGTCCGTCATTATGATTCTCTTGCTGTTTGGAGCGATGCTAACCTCGGGACAATGGTTGAGTCTTAATCCCATGACAACGATCCCAATCATTATAGTTACTATGATAAGTATGGTAGGCGTTAGTTTTATGATTGCTGGTTTGGCTATTATTGTGAAACAAATTCAAGCATTTCTACAGATTTTTCAATTTGTCTTGATGGGACTTGTATTTGTTCCGATCACTGTAGCTCCGTTTTTAGCTTTTGCCCCATTCGTTAAAGGCGTGAATATGGTAAGAACGGTGATGCTTGAGAATCTAACGTTAACGGATCTATCTTTATCTGACTATGGCGTATTAATATTAAATTCGCTGGTTTATTTGATTCTAGGGCTCGTTGTGTTTGATCGCTGTGAGAAAATAGCCATGAAGAAAGGTCTTCTGGGGCAATACTAG
- a CDS encoding ABC transporter ATP-binding protein: protein MEKIIEVRGISKVYEKRKTKEKIHAVRDVSFHVNRGEVLGLLGPNGAGKTSTIKMLCGLLESDGGSISINGLDICKKRLKALEHISAVLEGNRNLYWRLTVRENLEYFAGNRGYSRKQIADQTDKLLEQFNLKEKENELVNGLSRGMQQKLAIAVALLANTDVILLDEPTLGLDVEVSYELRNILKTIVREEKRTIIISSHDMPVVQELCDRAIIINKGEVVIDDRVENLLKLFETRAYSIKLGEQLSPEQENKLLSIFPLSTYKASSHETIVEVNLEHGQDIYELFDLLKEEGTMVESIDRITIDFEQVFIQIVKGGKTHEMAPFI, encoded by the coding sequence GTGGAGAAAATTATAGAAGTACGAGGGATTAGCAAGGTATACGAGAAAAGAAAGACGAAAGAGAAGATCCATGCCGTTCGTGATGTTTCTTTTCATGTAAATCGTGGAGAGGTTCTCGGTTTACTAGGCCCCAACGGTGCTGGGAAAACATCAACAATAAAGATGCTCTGTGGTTTGTTAGAATCGGATGGGGGTTCTATATCCATTAATGGCTTAGATATTTGTAAGAAGAGACTCAAAGCGCTAGAGCATATTAGTGCTGTATTAGAAGGGAACCGGAATTTATATTGGCGTCTTACGGTTCGGGAAAATTTAGAATATTTTGCAGGTAACCGGGGGTACTCTCGGAAGCAAATTGCCGATCAGACAGATAAATTATTAGAGCAATTCAACCTTAAAGAAAAGGAGAATGAGCTGGTTAATGGATTATCTCGTGGGATGCAGCAAAAGCTGGCAATCGCTGTGGCGTTATTAGCTAATACGGATGTCATCTTGCTGGATGAGCCAACGCTCGGTTTGGATGTTGAGGTTAGTTATGAATTACGAAATATTCTAAAAACGATAGTGAGGGAAGAGAAACGTACGATCATTATTAGCTCACATGATATGCCCGTCGTTCAGGAGCTGTGTGACCGTGCCATTATCATTAACAAAGGTGAAGTTGTGATTGACGACAGGGTGGAGAATTTACTTAAGTTATTTGAAACAAGGGCATATTCCATTAAATTAGGTGAGCAATTAAGCCCTGAACAGGAGAATAAACTGTTGAGTATATTCCCTTTAAGTACTTATAAAGCAAGCTCTCATGAAACGATCGTGGAAGTGAATTTAGAGCATGGTCAGGATATCTACGAGTTGTTCGATCTTCTGAAAGAGGAAGGAACGATGGTGGAAAGTATTGATCGAATAACCATTGATTTTGAACAAGTGTTTATTCAGATTGTGAAGGGAGGTAAGACTCATGAAATGGCTCCATTTATTTAA
- a CDS encoding LysR family transcriptional regulator: protein MELLQLQYFLAVARLEHVTEAARNLHVTQSSLSKTIQRLEEDLGVPLFDRVGRNLRLNEFGSRFLRRAERALFELEQGKQELSDLSHPEHNTLELAVTTASTLPNILREFRKKRPDIQFHVQMLTTKEMVTLLDRGEVDFCLSSPPLEGDDIECQVVFIDPILVAVPKGHRLADRSSVSLIELRDEWFVGVKSGYGTRDLIDSVCQSVGFTPKYVYEGDEPARLITLVEAEIGLAFIPSTARNSREDIKYLQIKNHELVREIALIWHKSRYISRAALEFRKVVVEYFGSLSKEA from the coding sequence ATGGAACTTCTACAGCTGCAATATTTTCTCGCGGTAGCTCGGTTGGAACATGTGACCGAAGCTGCGCGAAATCTGCACGTTACTCAATCATCACTTAGCAAAACAATACAGCGCTTGGAGGAGGATCTAGGGGTCCCTTTATTCGATCGAGTAGGGCGAAACCTTCGTCTGAATGAGTTCGGAAGCAGATTCCTTCGCCGTGCAGAAAGAGCTTTGTTTGAATTGGAGCAGGGGAAGCAGGAGCTTAGCGATTTATCTCACCCGGAACATAACACGCTTGAATTAGCAGTGACCACCGCCAGTACATTACCCAATATCCTTCGCGAGTTTCGAAAAAAGCGACCTGATATTCAATTTCATGTGCAGATGCTGACTACGAAGGAAATGGTTACACTTTTGGATAGAGGAGAGGTGGATTTCTGCTTGTCCTCACCCCCTTTAGAAGGGGACGACATCGAATGCCAAGTCGTATTTATCGACCCAATCCTTGTAGCCGTTCCTAAGGGGCATCGGTTGGCAGATCGAAGCAGCGTATCTTTGATAGAGCTGAGAGATGAATGGTTCGTCGGGGTTAAGAGTGGTTATGGAACTCGGGATTTAATAGACTCTGTGTGCCAATCGGTTGGATTTACGCCTAAATATGTGTATGAGGGGGATGAACCTGCAAGGTTAATCACTCTTGTGGAAGCTGAGATTGGTCTTGCCTTCATACCAAGTACAGCAAGAAATTCACGGGAAGACATCAAATATCTCCAAATAAAGAATCACGAATTGGTACGGGAAATTGCTTTAATATGGCACAAGAGTCGGTATATTTCGCGAGCTGCTCTGGAATTTCGTAAGGTAGTTGTAGAATATTTCGGATCGTTATCCAAAGAGGCTTAA
- a CDS encoding MFS transporter, translating to MSARNWWLMISVGLGILLNPLNSSMVSVAIPRLQNVFQLDYTGVSWIIFSFYIASSIAQPVMGKASDLFGRRKIFLTGLVVAFIASLLAPFAPSFAWLLVFRIVQAIGTSMMVAVGMAIVRIHVTEKQATALSVLSIFLSGAAAIGPFIGGVIIHWWGWPAIFFVNIPFVVVSFLLSWRNIPKENSSLTVAPGMSLRKWFVWIDGSGILLFTMGLVALLIGLLSAKSSGHIAVGNVIVSLIGLALLGVFVRHELKATSPFIPLRTFAKYPAMTWVNVEFMLVNVLFYSLFFGVPSYLQMVRHVSEYQTGILMLTLGLCSLVTSPIAGRWIDKSGPGPALLVSAILMTAGSVWLVTLNQSSPVISVCLALAAFGISNGLNNVGMQAALFQSSPKEMIGVASGLFNTSRYLGTILSSLLIGIVMRGKFSFEGFQVLGIILTIIALSLVFMSRRRRKSGELQERIN from the coding sequence ATGAGTGCTCGGAATTGGTGGTTAATGATTTCAGTGGGGCTAGGGATACTATTGAACCCATTAAACTCTTCAATGGTTTCTGTTGCTATTCCAAGATTGCAAAATGTATTCCAACTTGACTATACAGGTGTTTCCTGGATTATTTTTTCTTTCTACATCGCTAGTAGCATCGCTCAACCCGTCATGGGAAAGGCCAGCGATTTATTTGGTAGGAGGAAGATATTTCTTACCGGGCTTGTAGTAGCCTTCATTGCCTCATTATTAGCTCCATTCGCACCAAGCTTCGCATGGCTCCTCGTGTTCCGCATTGTGCAAGCCATTGGAACAAGCATGATGGTTGCCGTCGGTATGGCTATAGTGCGAATTCATGTAACGGAAAAACAAGCGACAGCGCTGTCTGTTTTATCCATCTTCCTATCTGGTGCGGCAGCCATTGGACCCTTTATTGGAGGGGTTATAATACACTGGTGGGGCTGGCCCGCTATCTTTTTCGTCAATATTCCATTTGTGGTAGTGAGCTTTCTATTGTCTTGGAGAAATATCCCTAAGGAAAACTCGTCATTAACCGTTGCACCGGGCATGTCTCTTCGCAAATGGTTCGTTTGGATAGATGGATCAGGGATTCTGCTCTTCACAATGGGTCTGGTTGCCCTGCTCATTGGATTGCTCTCAGCAAAATCATCCGGGCACATCGCTGTAGGAAATGTCATTGTTTCACTGATAGGACTCGCTCTGCTAGGGGTGTTCGTACGACATGAGTTAAAAGCGACTTCGCCTTTTATCCCTTTACGCACATTTGCTAAATATCCTGCAATGACATGGGTTAATGTGGAATTCATGCTCGTCAATGTACTCTTTTACTCACTCTTTTTCGGAGTTCCGTCCTACTTGCAAATGGTTCGCCATGTCAGCGAGTATCAAACAGGGATACTTATGCTAACCTTAGGCCTGTGCTCTCTAGTTACTTCTCCAATAGCAGGACGATGGATCGATAAATCCGGACCAGGACCGGCACTACTAGTGTCTGCAATATTGATGACTGCGGGATCGGTATGGCTCGTGACATTGAATCAATCTTCACCGGTTATTAGCGTGTGCCTGGCTTTGGCTGCATTCGGGATTAGCAATGGGTTGAATAATGTAGGTATGCAAGCAGCTTTGTTCCAAAGTTCACCCAAGGAAATGATCGGCGTAGCATCCGGTTTATTTAATACTTCAAGATATTTGGGAACCATTCTCTCTTCCTTGTTGATAGGCATCGTAATGAGAGGCAAGTTCAGCTTTGAGGGATTTCAAGTACTTGGGATTATTCTCACGATCATTGCATTGTCTTTGGTATTCATGAGTCGGCGGCGCCGGAAGTCAGGGGAGTTGCAGGAGAGGATAAATTGA